A single genomic interval of Lewinellaceae bacterium harbors:
- a CDS encoding family 43 glycosylhydrolase produces the protein MKILSRIAFRTALLFAFVAACTLAHAQQKTYCNPINIDYGYTPIPSFAAQGKHRATADPVIVNFKNKYFLFSTNQWGYWWSEDMYNWNFVERRFLRERNKVYDELCAPAAFVMKDELYLIGSTHGPAFSLWKSKNPTEDDWEIAVDSLKVGAWDPGFLYDEEKGKLYLYWGSSNEFPLLGTEINTQTLQSEGYVKPLMSLHPEDHGWERFGEYNDNTFLQPFMEGAWVTKHNGKYYLQYGAPGTEFSGYADGVYVSEDPLDRFEYQKHNPFSYKPGGFARGAGHGATYQDNYGNWWHVSTVAIGVKNNFERRIGIWPAGFDQDDVLYCNTAYGDYPTYLPQQNADHIKGLFTGWMLLNYNKPVQVSSTLGGYQPNFAVDEDIKTYWSAKTGGNGEWFQADLGERSTIHAIQINYADQDAEFLGKQTDTYHQYNILISDDGKSWKTLVDKSNNKTDVPHDYIELNPPATGRYLKMENLHMPTGQFALSGFRVFGKGSGEKPGKVENFVVLRADPAKYGERRSAWLKWRNNDLADGYVIYFGKSTDKLYGSIMVYGRNDYYFTGMDRTDAYYFQIEAFNNNGVSERTEVVGVE, from the coding sequence ATGAAAATATTATCCAGAATAGCATTCCGCACTGCACTTCTATTCGCATTTGTCGCGGCCTGTACCCTGGCCCATGCCCAGCAAAAAACCTATTGCAATCCCATAAATATCGATTACGGGTATACGCCTATTCCCTCGTTCGCCGCGCAAGGCAAACACCGGGCTACGGCGGATCCGGTGATCGTAAATTTCAAAAACAAATACTTCCTGTTTTCCACCAACCAATGGGGGTACTGGTGGAGCGAGGATATGTACAACTGGAACTTTGTGGAGCGGAGGTTTTTAAGGGAACGCAACAAGGTCTATGATGAACTTTGCGCGCCGGCGGCTTTTGTGATGAAAGACGAATTATATCTGATCGGTTCTACCCACGGCCCTGCATTCTCTCTGTGGAAAAGCAAGAACCCCACAGAGGACGATTGGGAAATCGCCGTCGATTCCCTGAAAGTAGGTGCCTGGGATCCCGGGTTTTTGTACGACGAAGAAAAAGGCAAACTGTATCTATACTGGGGCTCCAGCAATGAATTCCCCTTGCTGGGAACCGAAATCAACACCCAAACCCTGCAATCCGAAGGCTACGTCAAGCCATTGATGTCCCTGCACCCGGAAGATCACGGCTGGGAGCGGTTTGGGGAGTATAACGACAACACTTTCCTGCAGCCGTTCATGGAAGGCGCCTGGGTAACCAAACACAACGGAAAATACTACCTGCAATATGGCGCGCCGGGAACAGAGTTTAGCGGTTATGCCGATGGCGTTTACGTCAGCGAGGATCCGCTGGACCGGTTCGAGTATCAAAAGCACAATCCCTTTTCCTATAAACCCGGCGGCTTTGCCCGGGGCGCGGGCCACGGCGCCACCTATCAGGACAACTACGGCAATTGGTGGCACGTTTCGACCGTGGCAATTGGCGTAAAGAACAATTTTGAAAGGAGGATAGGGATATGGCCCGCCGGCTTTGACCAGGACGATGTGCTGTATTGCAATACAGCTTATGGCGATTATCCAACTTACTTGCCTCAACAAAATGCGGATCATATCAAAGGGCTTTTTACCGGCTGGATGCTGCTCAACTACAACAAACCGGTTCAGGTTTCCTCTACCCTGGGCGGTTACCAGCCCAACTTTGCCGTCGATGAAGACATCAAAACCTACTGGAGTGCCAAAACCGGCGGCAATGGCGAGTGGTTTCAGGCGGATCTCGGAGAACGGTCCACCATCCATGCCATCCAGATCAACTATGCCGACCAGGATGCGGAATTTTTGGGCAAACAGACAGATACTTATCACCAGTACAACATCCTTATTTCCGACGATGGCAAAAGCTGGAAAACCCTGGTGGACAAAAGCAACAACAAAACCGACGTTCCGCATGATTATATAGAACTCAACCCACCCGCTACAGGAAGATACCTGAAAATGGAAAACCTCCACATGCCAACCGGCCAATTCGCTCTTAGTGGCTTTAGAGTATTCGGAAAGGGGAGTGGTGAAAAACCTGGCAAAGTTGAAAATTTCGTTGTGTTGCGGGCCGATCCTGCCAAATACGGCGAGCGCAGGAGCGCCTGGTTAAAGTGGAGAAACAATGACCTGGCAGATGGCTATGTGATTTATTTTGGGAAGTCTACGGATAAGCTCTATGGAAGCATTATGGTTTATGGCAGGAACGACTATTACTTTACCGGAATGGACCGAACCGATGCCTATTACTTTCAGATCGAGGCCTTTAACAATAATGGGGTTTCGGAAAGAACGGAGGTTGTTGGGGTGGAGTGA
- the bglX gene encoding beta-glucosidase BglX, which produces MNRIFIISIAILLLCNLAWGQVETGQYLYKQHAYEGNTLNYRILYPHNFDENKRYPLVLFLHGRGESGSDNEKQLVHGSKLFLDSLHKYPAVVIFPQCPETDYWSNIDRIQKDDGTLQFSFPTDRPPNPSLAAVMDLVNQELAKPYIEVNRFYVTGLSMGGMGTWELLWRMPEKIAAAAPICGGGAPEKASAMVDVPIWIFHGMKDDVVPPRFSIRMLKAIQSQGGLAKITLFPDANHNSWDSTFAEPDYLSWMFSKYKGESYSLFVDSLMSEMTLKEKIGQLNLVNQGGAVTGTVISKNVEQKIKDGQVGGIFGSRSASKMRGIQEIAVKQSRLGIPLLTAMDVIHGHQTIFPIPLGMSCTWDPELIQETARTAAREATADGIMWNFSPMVDISRDPRWGRMAEGSGEDPFLGSKIAAAMVRGYQQDDLADPTTMLACVKHYAAYGAPEGGRDYATVDMSRVRLHNEYLPPYKAAVDAGVGTVMTSFNVIDYVPASANKYLYQTVLRDQWGFDGFVVTDYTTINEMTAHGLGDLQKVSALALQAGIDMDMIGEGYLTTLEKSLEEGLVNRAQIDRACQRILIAKERLGLFDDPYRYFDESRAAKEILSEKNRAFSREVAGKSAVLLKNEGKILPLSKSARIALIGPLADNKRNMMGTWSVSGDHSKSIPVRQGMESLLSGEGSIRYAKGANISDDPAFAKLVNTFGEEIVIDERSPEEMIAEAVGIAEASDVIVAVMGEAADMSGESSSMAHIGLQPCQVRLLKALKETGKPIVLVLFNGRPMTLSWEDEQMDAILEVWSPGIEAGYAVADVLFGEVNPSGKLTASFPVAVGQIPVYHSMLNGGRPYGGGDYRRFTSNYLDIPNEPLYPFGYGLSYTQFEYGKPALSHAEMTKGGKVTLSVAVKNTGDRAGAEIVQLYIRDVVGSISRPVKELKGFDKIMLKPGEEKTVRFAIDESLLQFCNSDLEWVVEPGEFQVFVGPNSRDVQMLSFEYK; this is translated from the coding sequence ATGAACCGAATTTTTATCATTTCAATCGCTATACTCTTGTTGTGTAATTTGGCATGGGGTCAGGTAGAAACAGGGCAATACTTATATAAGCAACACGCTTACGAGGGAAACACGCTCAATTATCGCATCCTCTATCCCCATAATTTTGACGAGAACAAGCGCTATCCGCTCGTCCTGTTCCTGCATGGCCGGGGAGAGAGCGGCAGCGACAACGAGAAGCAATTGGTACATGGCAGCAAGCTGTTCCTGGACTCTTTGCATAAATACCCGGCAGTCGTCATTTTTCCGCAATGCCCGGAGACGGATTATTGGTCCAATATCGACCGGATTCAAAAAGATGACGGCACCCTTCAATTCAGTTTCCCAACAGACCGGCCGCCGAATCCTTCCCTGGCTGCGGTGATGGACCTGGTGAACCAGGAACTGGCCAAACCTTACATCGAAGTGAACCGATTTTATGTCACCGGCTTGTCGATGGGCGGCATGGGCACATGGGAACTATTGTGGCGCATGCCCGAAAAGATCGCGGCAGCGGCCCCGATCTGCGGCGGCGGCGCTCCGGAGAAGGCCTCAGCGATGGTGGATGTTCCCATCTGGATTTTCCACGGCATGAAGGACGATGTGGTGCCGCCGCGCTTTTCCATCCGCATGCTAAAAGCGATCCAGAGCCAGGGCGGTTTGGCCAAGATCACGCTGTTTCCCGATGCCAACCACAACTCCTGGGATTCAACCTTTGCCGAGCCCGATTATTTGTCCTGGATGTTCTCCAAATACAAGGGGGAATCCTACTCTCTCTTCGTTGACTCGCTGATGTCTGAGATGACGCTGAAGGAGAAGATCGGCCAGCTCAACCTCGTCAACCAGGGCGGCGCGGTCACCGGCACGGTCATCAGCAAGAATGTCGAGCAAAAGATCAAAGACGGCCAGGTGGGCGGCATCTTTGGCTCCCGGAGCGCTTCCAAGATGCGCGGGATTCAGGAAATTGCAGTAAAGCAAAGCCGGCTCGGCATTCCGTTGCTGACCGCTATGGACGTCATCCACGGCCACCAAACCATTTTTCCTATCCCCCTTGGGATGTCCTGCACCTGGGATCCCGAACTGATCCAGGAAACCGCCCGCACAGCGGCCCGCGAGGCCACTGCCGACGGCATCATGTGGAACTTTTCCCCTATGGTCGATATTTCGCGCGATCCGCGCTGGGGGCGTATGGCGGAAGGCAGCGGGGAAGACCCTTTCCTTGGGTCAAAGATAGCCGCCGCTATGGTGAGAGGCTACCAGCAGGATGACCTGGCCGACCCCACCACCATGCTGGCCTGCGTGAAACACTACGCTGCTTATGGCGCTCCGGAAGGCGGGCGCGACTATGCCACGGTAGACATGAGCCGGGTGCGCCTGCACAATGAATACCTGCCGCCTTACAAAGCCGCCGTCGATGCCGGCGTTGGAACGGTAATGACTTCCTTCAATGTAATCGACTATGTGCCAGCCAGCGCCAATAAATACCTCTACCAAACCGTCCTGCGCGACCAGTGGGGATTCGACGGCTTCGTCGTAACGGATTATACCACCATCAATGAAATGACCGCCCACGGATTGGGCGACCTGCAAAAGGTATCGGCTTTAGCCCTCCAGGCCGGCATTGACATGGATATGATCGGTGAGGGTTACCTGACTACACTGGAAAAATCCCTGGAAGAAGGCCTGGTCAACCGAGCGCAGATCGACCGCGCCTGCCAGCGCATCCTGATCGCCAAGGAACGGCTGGGATTGTTTGATGATCCGTACCGCTACTTCGATGAATCGCGGGCGGCAAAAGAGATTCTTTCTGAAAAAAACCGCGCCTTTTCGCGGGAAGTGGCGGGCAAATCAGCCGTCCTGCTCAAGAACGAAGGCAAGATATTGCCACTGAGCAAATCTGCCAGGATTGCCCTAATCGGCCCACTGGCGGATAATAAGCGCAATATGATGGGCACCTGGAGTGTGTCAGGAGATCATTCCAAGTCTATCCCCGTGCGGCAAGGCATGGAATCGCTGCTTAGCGGCGAAGGCAGTATCCGCTACGCCAAGGGCGCCAATATATCCGATGACCCTGCATTTGCCAAGCTGGTCAATACCTTCGGCGAGGAGATCGTCATCGATGAGCGTTCGCCCGAAGAGATGATTGCGGAGGCGGTTGGGATCGCTGAAGCGTCCGACGTGATCGTAGCCGTCATGGGCGAAGCGGCGGATATGAGCGGAGAATCGTCGAGTATGGCCCATATCGGCTTGCAGCCTTGCCAGGTGCGCCTGTTGAAAGCCCTTAAGGAAACGGGCAAACCCATCGTCCTTGTCCTGTTTAATGGCCGCCCGATGACCCTCTCCTGGGAAGATGAGCAGATGGACGCTATACTGGAGGTATGGAGCCCCGGCATCGAGGCTGGGTATGCGGTAGCTGATGTGCTTTTCGGAGAGGTCAACCCTTCCGGCAAACTGACGGCTTCCTTCCCGGTAGCCGTGGGGCAAATTCCGGTCTATCACAGCATGCTGAATGGCGGCCGGCCCTACGGCGGTGGCGATTACCGGAGATTTACGTCCAACTACCTGGATATTCCAAACGAGCCGCTGTATCCATTCGGATACGGATTGAGCTATACGCAATTTGAGTATGGCAAACCGGCCCTATCGCATGCCGAAATGACGAAAGGGGGCAAAGTTACCCTGAGCGTTGCCGTTAAAAACACGGGCGACCGGGCCGGCGCCGAGATCGTACAGCTGTACATCCGCGACGTGGTGGGCAGCATCAGCCGCCCGGTGAAGGAGTTGAAAGGTTTTGATAAGATCATGCTCAAGCCCGGCGAGGAGAAAACTGTTCGTTTTGCTATCGATGAATCGCTGCTGCAATTCTGCAACAGCGATTTGGAGTGGGTGGTCGAGCCCGGGGAGTTTCAGGTGTTTGTCGGACCGAATTCGCGGGATGTGCAGATGTTGTCGTTTGAGTATAAGTAG
- a CDS encoding sulfatase produces the protein MMQFGQHIAILFLMVAAACAAPEPSMQQPDYSTLELSERPNIVWIVAEDLSAVIPPYGDSTVVTPNISRLAEEGVLYTQFFSPSGVCAPSRAAIATGMYPTRIGAHHMRTGPWFRFTTTDKAIANYSRKAYEAMPPAGTHMLSSYLRRAGYFCTNNPKEDYQFRCELGAWDESNFEAHWKHRPDKEQPFFAIFNLDNTHESMIWRRANDTLLVDSLLEVPVPPYLPTTNVAKRDVRRLYSQVVAMDQRVGNILAELEAAGELEKTIVFWYTDHGGPLPRQKRTTYDSGIHVPMIIRFPNRQLAGKVDSQLLSFIDLKPTVLSLAGIEPPSYVDGKAWMGEFADTKERDYVFAAADRFDNQTDKIRAVRGRRFKLVRYYNLGQPYYLPVKYRETMPIMQELLRLHEQDSLNEYQNQWFRPQKDSLELFDLWNDPHELHNIVDSPQHANKVAELRAALDHWIAETEDKGRWTEEEYLEKIWPGGQQPVTDTPTIRMTPDSIALRCATEGAQAAYQWAASEDSLSLNWTIYQSPIAPQNGKTLFIQAHRIGYRPSGVYAQHFSTNETK, from the coding sequence ATGATGCAGTTTGGGCAGCATATAGCAATCCTTTTCCTGATGGTGGCGGCTGCATGCGCAGCGCCGGAACCTTCCATGCAACAGCCCGATTATTCCACCCTGGAATTAAGCGAACGGCCGAATATTGTGTGGATTGTAGCCGAAGACCTCAGTGCGGTCATTCCGCCGTATGGCGACTCCACCGTCGTTACGCCCAATATCAGCCGGTTAGCTGAAGAGGGGGTGTTGTATACGCAATTCTTCTCGCCGTCCGGAGTTTGTGCTCCCAGCCGGGCTGCCATTGCCACAGGTATGTATCCCACGCGTATTGGAGCTCACCACATGCGTACCGGCCCCTGGTTCCGGTTTACGACAACGGATAAAGCAATTGCCAACTACTCGCGCAAAGCTTATGAAGCCATGCCGCCGGCGGGTACGCACATGCTGAGTTCTTACCTTCGCCGTGCAGGCTATTTTTGCACCAACAACCCTAAAGAGGATTACCAATTTCGTTGCGAACTGGGGGCCTGGGACGAAAGCAATTTTGAGGCGCACTGGAAACACCGGCCTGATAAGGAACAGCCTTTCTTTGCTATTTTTAACCTCGACAATACCCACGAGTCAATGATCTGGCGGCGGGCAAATGATACGCTGTTGGTCGACTCATTGCTGGAAGTGCCTGTTCCACCTTATTTACCGACTACGAATGTGGCCAAGCGGGATGTGCGCCGGCTCTACTCTCAGGTGGTAGCCATGGATCAGCGCGTAGGTAACATCCTCGCTGAACTGGAAGCAGCTGGCGAACTGGAAAAAACCATCGTCTTCTGGTATACCGATCATGGTGGCCCTCTGCCGCGTCAAAAACGCACGACCTACGATTCAGGCATCCATGTCCCGATGATCATTCGTTTTCCCAACCGTCAACTGGCCGGCAAGGTAGACAGCCAACTGCTTAGTTTTATTGACCTCAAGCCAACTGTTTTGTCATTAGCAGGAATCGAACCGCCATCCTATGTAGATGGTAAAGCCTGGATGGGGGAATTTGCAGATACAAAAGAACGCGACTATGTCTTTGCCGCAGCGGACCGGTTCGACAACCAGACCGATAAGATCCGGGCCGTCCGTGGCCGGCGCTTTAAACTGGTGCGGTATTATAACCTCGGCCAACCCTACTACCTGCCGGTAAAATACCGGGAGACGATGCCGATCATGCAGGAACTCCTGCGCCTCCACGAACAAGATAGCCTCAATGAATACCAAAATCAGTGGTTCCGCCCTCAAAAGGATAGCCTGGAGCTGTTTGACTTGTGGAATGATCCTCATGAGTTGCACAACATCGTCGACAGCCCACAGCATGCCAACAAGGTAGCGGAGTTGCGGGCGGCTCTTGACCATTGGATCGCCGAAACGGAAGATAAAGGCCGCTGGACGGAAGAAGAATATTTGGAAAAGATTTGGCCGGGCGGGCAACAACCCGTTACCGATACACCCACTATCCGGATGACACCGGACAGCATCGCACTGCGTTGTGCGACCGAAGGAGCACAGGCCGCCTACCAATGGGCGGCGAGTGAAGATAGCCTAAGCTTGAATTGGACGATTTATCAATCTCCAATAGCGCCCCAAAACGGCAAAACGCTGTTTATTCAAGCTCATCGTATTGGCTACCGGCCGAGCGGCGTATATGCACAACATTTTAGCACAAATGAAACGAAATGA
- a CDS encoding glycoside hydrolase family 3 C-terminal domain-containing protein codes for MKNSSILIFFFFGFLCCPMLRMQAQNAGPEGLAGTAEKTMHQFIDSLMNEMTLEEMIGQTVQYSSGWDVTGPKINTDHEKWIKEGMVGSVLNAHGAEYTRKVQQIAVEETRLGIPLVLGYDVIHGYKTIFPINLGCAASWDLEKIEKSARIAAEEASSAGLHWTFAPMVDIARDPRWGRIMESSGEDPYLGSRIAEAYVRGYQGEDISAINTIMACAKHFAGYGAAQAGRDYYTVDMSEQELRTTYLPPFKAAVDAGAWTLMPAFNELNGVPATGNKFLFRKILRDEWGFQGFVVSDYTSVTEMIPHGYALDVKDAARLAMNAGVDMDMMGSAFRLYLKELIGEGQVERAAVEDACRRILRAKYRLGLFEDPYRYSDPEREKATVYKAGFLETARELAAHSIVLLKNDGGLLPINKNQKVALIGPLSGDQSNILGGWAAAGDRNGKAVSVLEALESYLGEGNVVHARGTDINTGDASGFEAALSAARASDVVVMVMGEAENMVGEAASRTEIDLPGNQRQLIEAILKTGKPAVLVLLNGRPLALQWEHDNVPAIVEAWFPGTMGGQAIVDVLYGQHNPSGKLPVTFPRKLGQVPIYYYHKNTGRPLDDKVESRFSSRYLDAPNTPLYPFGHGLSYTTFHYSKPMLSSGKLPAGGNLTVTVEVSNAGPRDGHEVVQLYIRDKVATVTRPVRELKGFEKIFLKKGESKKVSFTVKPAGLRFYNQDMEFVAEPGEFDVWVGGSSDTENKASFILEAE; via the coding sequence ATGAAAAACAGTAGTATTTTAATTTTTTTCTTCTTCGGATTCTTATGTTGCCCTATGCTCCGGATGCAGGCTCAAAACGCGGGCCCGGAAGGGTTGGCGGGCACTGCCGAAAAAACCATGCATCAGTTCATCGACTCCCTCATGAACGAAATGACCCTGGAGGAAATGATTGGCCAAACCGTCCAATACTCCAGCGGGTGGGACGTGACCGGCCCGAAGATCAACACCGATCATGAAAAATGGATAAAAGAAGGCATGGTTGGCTCTGTGCTGAATGCCCACGGCGCCGAATACACCCGTAAAGTACAGCAGATCGCCGTCGAAGAGACCCGGTTGGGCATCCCTTTGGTTTTGGGCTACGACGTCATCCATGGTTATAAGACCATATTCCCGATCAACCTGGGCTGCGCTGCCAGTTGGGATTTGGAAAAAATCGAAAAAAGCGCCCGCATCGCTGCGGAGGAAGCTTCCTCGGCGGGCCTGCACTGGACTTTTGCGCCTATGGTCGACATTGCCAGAGACCCGCGTTGGGGGCGCATTATGGAAAGTTCGGGCGAAGACCCCTACCTCGGCAGCCGCATCGCCGAGGCTTATGTCCGGGGCTATCAGGGGGAGGATATTTCAGCTATAAATACCATTATGGCCTGCGCCAAACATTTTGCAGGCTACGGCGCCGCCCAGGCCGGCCGCGACTACTACACCGTGGATATGAGCGAACAGGAGCTGCGCACCACCTACCTGCCGCCTTTCAAAGCCGCCGTCGATGCCGGCGCCTGGACTTTGATGCCGGCCTTTAACGAATTGAACGGCGTGCCGGCCACCGGCAACAAGTTTTTATTTCGCAAAATCCTGCGCGACGAATGGGGCTTCCAGGGCTTTGTCGTTTCGGATTACACCTCTGTCACTGAAATGATCCCGCACGGCTATGCCCTGGATGTAAAGGACGCCGCCCGCCTGGCCATGAACGCCGGCGTGGATATGGACATGATGGGCAGCGCGTTCCGCCTTTACCTGAAGGAACTGATCGGGGAAGGGCAGGTAGAACGCGCCGCAGTCGAGGACGCCTGCCGACGCATCCTGCGGGCCAAATACCGCCTGGGCTTATTTGAAGACCCTTACCGGTATTCGGACCCAGAGCGGGAAAAGGCTACCGTTTACAAAGCCGGCTTCCTGGAAACAGCCCGCGAGCTGGCCGCCCATTCCATCGTGTTGCTGAAGAATGACGGAGGGCTTCTTCCCATTAATAAAAACCAAAAGGTAGCCCTGATCGGCCCGCTGTCCGGCGACCAGTCCAACATACTGGGCGGGTGGGCCGCAGCGGGCGACCGCAATGGAAAGGCGGTGAGCGTCCTGGAGGCCCTGGAATCTTACCTGGGCGAAGGCAATGTTGTGCACGCCCGCGGCACCGATATCAACACGGGCGATGCTTCCGGCTTCGAAGCCGCCCTTTCCGCCGCCCGTGCCAGCGATGTGGTGGTCATGGTGATGGGCGAAGCCGAGAATATGGTCGGGGAAGCGGCCAGCCGGACGGAGATCGATCTTCCCGGCAACCAGCGGCAATTGATTGAAGCAATCCTCAAAACCGGAAAGCCGGCCGTGCTGGTGCTCCTGAACGGCCGCCCCCTCGCCTTGCAATGGGAACACGACAACGTGCCTGCTATCGTCGAAGCCTGGTTTCCCGGCACGATGGGCGGCCAGGCCATCGTCGACGTTTTATACGGCCAGCACAACCCATCCGGCAAATTGCCGGTGACCTTCCCCCGCAAACTGGGCCAGGTGCCGATCTACTACTACCACAAAAACACCGGCCGGCCCCTGGACGACAAGGTGGAATCCAGATTCAGTTCGAGATACCTGGATGCGCCCAATACGCCGTTGTATCCTTTCGGGCATGGGCTGAGTTATACGACATTCCACTATTCCAAACCGATGCTGAGCAGCGGGAAGCTGCCAGCCGGCGGCAACCTAACCGTCACCGTTGAAGTCAGCAATGCCGGCCCGCGGGACGGCCATGAGGTCGTGCAGCTCTACATCCGGGACAAGGTTGCCACCGTGACCCGCCCGGTGCGGGAACTGAAGGGGTTTGAAAAAATCTTCCTTAAAAAAGGCGAATCGAAAAAAGTGTCCTTCACCGTGAAGCCGGCCGGCCTTCGCTTTTACAACCAGGACATGGAGTTCGTTGCCGAGCCCGGGGAGTTCGACGTGTGGGTAGGCGGCAGCTCGGATACAGAGAACAAGGCTTCCTTTATTTTGGAGGCGGAGTAA
- a CDS encoding family 43 glycosylhydrolase — protein MSHYRARNNVSYRSGADPAVVNFKGKYYLFVTRSHGYWASDDMSNWTFIRPQSWYFNGCNAPAAAVKDGKIIVLGDPSGRGAVIETGNPDLGDWTTNFAVINLPGGVQDPNLFVDDDGKVYLYEESSNAFPIHGIELDANNYYIPIGEQVDLFNLEPEKHGWERFGQDHKSDLKPYIEGPWMMKHGDTYYLEYGAPGTQWNVYADGVYTSKSPLGPFEYAPYNPISYKPGGFLKGSGHGATVRDNQGNYWHYATMAISVNYKFERRIGMYPAGFEDNGQMYVNTAYGDYPHYLPGTEADNHKNRFTGWMLLSYRKPAATNSPLVESDVNVVDESDSGYMLGQITDFNIEKINDEEIRSYWVSVANDDSIYVSIDLEEVMEVRAVQINFQDFKSEIFGRPDTLRQQFVLKASEDGKTWEVIADYSNNQRDMPHGYIELAEPAEARYIRYEHVYCTNKNLAISELRVFGNGKGDPPAQPAGFTVQRQADRRNADLSWNADPAATGYVIYWGIDQDHLNLSALMYDQASYELRALNTEPGYYYQVEAFNENGISERSEIIYTE, from the coding sequence ATGTCGCACTACCGGGCAAGAAACAATGTATCCTACCGCTCGGGGGCCGATCCCGCAGTGGTCAATTTCAAGGGAAAATACTACCTTTTCGTCACCCGGTCGCACGGCTATTGGGCCTCGGACGACATGAGCAACTGGACCTTTATCCGCCCGCAGAGCTGGTACTTCAATGGCTGCAATGCCCCGGCCGCAGCGGTAAAAGATGGTAAAATCATCGTATTGGGCGATCCCTCCGGGCGCGGGGCGGTTATCGAAACCGGCAACCCGGATTTGGGAGATTGGACAACCAACTTTGCCGTGATCAACCTTCCGGGGGGCGTACAAGACCCCAACCTGTTCGTAGATGATGACGGCAAGGTGTACCTGTACGAGGAATCTTCCAACGCGTTTCCCATTCACGGAATCGAACTGGATGCCAACAACTATTATATTCCCATCGGCGAACAGGTGGACCTCTTTAATTTAGAACCGGAAAAACACGGCTGGGAGCGCTTCGGCCAGGATCACAAATCGGACCTTAAGCCCTACATCGAAGGCCCCTGGATGATGAAGCACGGCGATACCTACTACCTGGAATACGGCGCCCCCGGCACGCAGTGGAACGTCTATGCCGATGGGGTATACACCAGCAAATCTCCGTTGGGCCCGTTCGAATACGCCCCTTACAATCCCATCTCCTATAAGCCCGGGGGCTTCCTCAAAGGATCGGGCCACGGCGCTACCGTACGGGACAACCAGGGCAATTACTGGCACTATGCCACCATGGCGATCTCCGTCAACTATAAATTCGAGCGCCGCATCGGCATGTATCCGGCTGGTTTTGAAGACAATGGCCAGATGTACGTCAATACCGCTTACGGGGATTATCCCCACTACCTGCCCGGTACGGAGGCGGACAACCACAAGAACCGCTTTACCGGCTGGATGCTGCTTTCCTACCGGAAGCCGGCAGCCACCAATTCCCCCCTCGTCGAATCGGATGTAAACGTGGTGGATGAAAGCGACAGCGGCTACATGCTCGGCCAGATCACCGATTTTAATATTGAAAAGATCAACGACGAGGAAATCCGCTCCTATTGGGTATCGGTGGCCAATGACGATTCGATCTACGTGTCCATCGACCTGGAAGAAGTGATGGAAGTCAGGGCCGTGCAGATCAACTTTCAGGATTTCAAAAGCGAGATATTCGGCCGGCCGGATACCTTGCGCCAGCAGTTCGTGTTAAAAGCCTCCGAAGACGGCAAAACATGGGAGGTGATTGCCGATTATTCCAACAATCAGCGCGACATGCCCCATGGCTATATTGAGCTGGCCGAGCCGGCGGAAGCCCGTTATATCCGCTACGAGCATGTCTACTGCACCAATAAAAACCTGGCTATTTCCGAACTCCGGGTATTTGGCAACGGGAAAGGCGATCCGCCCGCCCAACCGGCTGGTTTTACTGTCCAGCGCCAGGCGGACCGCCGCAATGCCGATCTTTCCTGGAATGCCGATCCCGCTGCAACCGGCTACGTCATCTACTGGGGCATCGACCAGGATCATCTCAACCTGTCGGCGCTGATGTATGATCAGGCATCTTACGAACTTCGGGCCCTCAATACCGAACCGGGCTATTATTACCAGGTGGAGGCCTTTAATGAAAACGGCATTTCAGAACGAAGCGAAATCATATATACGGAATGA